A window from Pseudoliparis swirei isolate HS2019 ecotype Mariana Trench chromosome 17, NWPU_hadal_v1, whole genome shotgun sequence encodes these proteins:
- the plek gene encoding pleckstrin, translated as MQPQQIREGYLVKKGTVLNSWKALWAVLSEDGLEFYKKKTDQSPKGMIPLKGATFTSPCQDFSKRTLVFKITTDRKQDHFFQASHVEEREFWVKDIKRAITCLEGGTKFARKSTRRSIRLPDKINLTELYALMKDQDDGVKELKLEQENRVFNHCFTGATVVEWLISKEKARNRPEALMLATGLLNEGFLQPAGDLSKEGAESGEHTAFLDETIALYYFADSGFFCEGYSSDEDVLLKEEFRGNIIKQGCLLKQGHKRKNWKVRKFVLRDDPAYMHYYDPTKGEDPLGSIHLRGSVVSAVEYVLDAKKYDIDGNLFEIITSDETHYFFQAATAEERKEWINAIQAVSKSGK; from the exons ATGCAGCCACAACAGATCAGAGAGGGATACTTGGTGAAAAAG GGGACGGTGCTCAACTCCTGGAAGGCTTTGTGGGCGGTGCTGTCAGAAGACGGGCTGGAGTTctataaaaagaaaacagaccAATCTCCGAAGGGAATGATCCCTCTGAAAGGAGCCACGTTCACCAGTCCATGCCAGGATTTCAGCAAGAGGACG CTGGTTTTCAAGATTACCACGGACCGGAAGCAGGATCACTTCTTCCAGGCCTCAcatgtggaggagagagagttttGGGTCAAGGACATCAAGAGAGCGATTACCTGCCTCGAGGGCGGGACAAAGTTTGCCAGGAAGTCCACAAGACGCTCCATTCGCCTGCCTGACAAAATCAACCTGAC AGAGCTGTACGCACTGATGAAAGACCAAGACGATGGAGTAAAAGAGTTAAAACTGGAGCAGGAGAACCGAGTCTTCAACCACTGCTTCACTG GTGCGACGGTGGTAGAGTGGCTGATTTCAAAGGAGAAAGCGAGAAATAGGCCTGAGGCCCTGATGCTAGCAACGGGGCTCCTGAATGAGGGCTTTCTCCAGCCGGCAGGAGACCTGTCAAAGGAGGGAGCCGAGAGTGGAGAGCACACCGCCTTCTTAGATGAGACAATTGCTCTTTATTACTTT gcaGACAGTGGGTTCTTTTGCGAAGGCTACTCCAGTGATGAAGACGTGCTTCTGAAGGAAGAATTCAGAGGAAACATCATAAAACAAGGCTGCTTACTGAAACAG GGGCATAAGAGAAAAAACTGGAAGGTGCGAAAGTTTGTACTGAGAGACGACCCTGCTTATATGCATTACTATGATCCGACAAAG GGGGAGGATCCTCTGGGCTCGATCCATCTCCGTGGGTCTGTCGTTTCAGCTGTGGAGTACGTGCTCGATG CCAAAAAGTATGACATCGATGGCAACCTCTTTGAGATCATCACCTCGGATGAGACTCATTACTTCTTCCAAGCTGCGACGgcagaagaaaggaaggaatggATCAATGCGATACAGGCGGTTTCGAAAAGTGGGAAATAA